From Bradyrhizobium sp. AZCC 1610:
GCCGGACACCATCACGCTCGCCGAAGCCATTGCGCTGATCGACGAGCGCGCCGCCAAGGGCGGCGGCAAGCCGAAGCGCGGCGCAAAGAAGAAGGCCGCGCCGAAGAAGGCTGCGGCCAAGGCGGCCGATCCCGCCGCGCCAAAACCTGCCAAGAAGGCGGCAGCGAAGAAAGCCGCGGTGAAGCCCAAATCGGAGGCCGTCAGCAAGGCGCGCGCGCCGGTCGCGTCCGCCGCCAAGACAACGGCGGCAAAACCCACAGCAGCATCCAAAACGCCTGCGAAGAAAAGCGCGGGCAAGGCCCGGGGATAAGTGAAGAGACAACACGACAATGGCTTTCCGAGCCGGGACGCCATCGTTGCCTTTATCCGTGCCCATCCAGGCAAGGTCGGCACGCGGGAAATCGCCCGCGAGTTCGGCCTGAAGAATGCCGATCGCGCCGAACTGCGACGAATCCTGCGCGAACTCGCCGACGAAGGCACCGTCGCCAAGCGCGGCCGGAAAATCCACGAAGCCGCCACCCTGCCCCCGACCGTGATCGCCGACATCACTGGCCGCGATACTGACGGCGAGTTGCTTGCCATTCCGACCGAATGGGACACCGAGGAAAGCGGCCCCGCACCGAAGATCCGCATCCACGTCCCGCGCCGTCTGCAACCGGGCACCGCTGCGGCCGTCGGCGACCGAGCCCTGTTGCGGATCGAAAAGGCTGATGATGGCGAAGCCGCCCCCTATCGCGGGCGCATCATCAAGATCATCGATCACGCCCGCACGCGCGTGCTCGGCATCTTCCGCAACCTGCCTGGCGGCGGCGGCCGGCTCGTTCCTGTCGACAAGAAGCAGACCGGACGCGAATTGAACATCGCGCCGTCGGATACCGGCGGCGCCGAGGATGGCGACCTCGTCAGCGTCGATCTTGTTCGGTCGCGCGGCTATGGCCTCGCCTCCGGCAAGGTGAAGGAGCGGCTGGGCTCGCTGTCGAGCGAGAAGGCGATCAGCCTGATCGCGATCCACGCCCACGAAATCCCGCAGGCGTTCTCGCCGAGCGCGGTGCGCGAAGCCGAGGCCGCCGAGCCTGCGGCACTGAAAGGCCGCGAGGACTGGCGCGATTTGCCGCTCGTCACCATCGATCCGCCCGACGCCAAGGATCATGACGATGCGGTGCATGCCGTGCCCGATCCCGATCCAAACAACAAGGGCGGCTACATCGTCCATGTCGCCATCGCCGACGTCGCCTTCTATGTGCGGCCAGGCACGGCGCTCGATCGTGACGCGCTGACGCGCGGCAACTCGGTCTATTTTCCCGACCGCGTCGTACCGATGTTGCCCGAGCGCATCTCCAACGATCTCTGCTCGCTGGTGCCGGGCGAGCCACGCGGCGCGCTCGCGGTGCGGATGGTGATCGGCCCCGACGGCCGCAAGCGCTCGCATAGCTTTCACCGCGTGCTGATGCGCTCGGCCGCCAAGCTGCATTACGCACAGGCACAGGCCGCCATCGACGGACGGCCCGACGACACCACCGGCCCGCTGCTGGAGCCGATCCTGAAGCCGCTCTACGCGGCCTATGCGCTTGTAAAACTCGCGCGCGACGAGCGCGATCCGCTGGATCTCGATCTGCCCGAGCGCAAGATCCTGCTCCAACCCGACGGGTCAG
This genomic window contains:
- the rnr gene encoding ribonuclease R; the protein is MKRQHDNGFPSRDAIVAFIRAHPGKVGTREIAREFGLKNADRAELRRILRELADEGTVAKRGRKIHEAATLPPTVIADITGRDTDGELLAIPTEWDTEESGPAPKIRIHVPRRLQPGTAAAVGDRALLRIEKADDGEAAPYRGRIIKIIDHARTRVLGIFRNLPGGGGRLVPVDKKQTGRELNIAPSDTGGAEDGDLVSVDLVRSRGYGLASGKVKERLGSLSSEKAISLIAIHAHEIPQAFSPSAVREAEAAEPAALKGREDWRDLPLVTIDPPDAKDHDDAVHAVPDPDPNNKGGYIVHVAIADVAFYVRPGTALDRDALTRGNSVYFPDRVVPMLPERISNDLCSLVPGEPRGALAVRMVIGPDGRKRSHSFHRVLMRSAAKLHYAQAQAAIDGRPDDTTGPLLEPILKPLYAAYALVKLARDERDPLDLDLPERKILLQPDGSVDRVIVPERLDAHRLIEEFMILANVAAAEMLEKKALPLIYRVHDEPTLEKVHNLQEFLKTLELPFAKTGALRPALFNRVLGQVRGEDYEQLVNEVVLRSQAQAEYSAENYGHFGLNLRRYAHFTSPIRRYADLIVHRALIRALGLGEGALPEAETLETLSEVAAQISVTERRAMKAERETADRLIAHFLADRIGATFQGRISGVTRAGLFVKLSDTGADGLIPIRTLGTEYYNYDETRHALVGTRSGAMHRLGDVVDVRLVEAAPVAGALRFELLSEGQVISRGRKRDGSKASTKPSKSHPGRSPRDKARKPRKGKSGKAKSVKSSPGTSKKGKSWKR